The Medicago truncatula cultivar Jemalong A17 chromosome 4, MtrunA17r5.0-ANR, whole genome shotgun sequence genome includes a region encoding these proteins:
- the LOC11446676 gene encoding glutaredoxin-C9 — MQQAIPYRSWTHNTSTTHFNVIKPHILTTTKIHNTIDESSHRPSSFNFNEEDKTMFHNMVSENAVIVFARRGCCMSHVVKRLLLGLGVNPAVHEVEEKDEVGLVKELESIANEEKVQFPAVFIGGNLFGGLDRIMATHISGELVPILKQAGALWL, encoded by the coding sequence ATGCAACAAGCAATTCCTTATAGGTCATGGACACACAACACTTCCACCACTCACTTCAATGTTATCAAACCACACATATTAACTACAACTAAAATCCACAATACAATTGATGAGTCTTCTCATAGGCCCTCCTCCTTTAATTTTAATGAAGAGGACAAAACAATGTTTcataacatggtatcagagaaCGCAGTTATAGTCTTTGCTAGACGTGGATGTTGTATGAGCCATGTCGTGAAGCGCTTGCTTCTCGGTCTTGGTGTTAATCCTGCTGTACATGAGGTTGAGGAGAAAGATGAAGTTGGTTTGGTTAAAGAATTGGAATCAATTGCAAATGAAGAGAAGGTTCAATTTCCAGCAGTGTTTATAGGTGGAAATTTGTTTGGAGGACTGGATCGAATTATGGCCACTCATATTTCTGGTGAATTGGTCCCCATTCTTAAACAAGCAGGAGCTTTATGGCTTTGa